A single genomic interval of Spirosoma taeanense harbors:
- a CDS encoding MFS transporter: MASFASTPSASNRLRLGTIFFTVFLDLVGVGIANPIIAPLLLRPESNFLPDYYSDNQRTLLLGVLIAVFSIAGFFSGPLLGALSDRHGRKKLLLVSLVLTFTGYLIFALGIHLKNVPLLFLSRTIYGIGGGNLSVIQSAIADISDDKSRTKNFGLIGVAFGIGFIIGPALGGELANPNTVSWFNFATPFLAAALLSLVNIGLVIFTFRETLQIPINRPVTLLTGVKNIGEAFGDTRLRVLFLGVFFYALGFNFYTQFFQVILIKVFDYDQTHIGRYFAYVGVWIALMQGTVVRRVANHYTPAQILRYSVFGLGFALWLFLLPSESWQLYLVVPFMAIFQGLTSPNSTALVSQSGNPQEQGRVLGINQSVLSAAFALPPIIAAYIDTINVYLPIVVAGAMVLIGWGFYTRFFRTTVAPAP; encoded by the coding sequence ATGGCATCATTTGCGTCCACACCCTCTGCTTCTAACCGGCTTCGGTTAGGAACCATATTTTTTACTGTCTTCCTGGATCTGGTTGGCGTTGGCATTGCCAATCCAATCATTGCTCCGCTTCTGTTACGTCCCGAATCGAACTTTCTGCCCGATTATTACTCGGACAATCAGCGTACGTTACTCCTGGGCGTTCTGATCGCCGTGTTTTCCATCGCCGGATTCTTTAGCGGACCACTGCTGGGTGCTCTGTCGGACCGGCACGGCCGGAAGAAACTCCTATTAGTATCGCTCGTCCTGACGTTCACCGGCTACCTGATTTTCGCGCTGGGAATTCACCTCAAAAATGTGCCGCTGCTGTTTCTAAGCCGCACGATTTACGGCATTGGTGGTGGCAACCTGTCGGTCATTCAATCGGCCATCGCCGATATCAGTGATGATAAATCCCGAACCAAGAATTTCGGGCTGATTGGCGTTGCATTCGGGATCGGGTTCATTATCGGTCCGGCTTTAGGTGGCGAACTGGCCAATCCCAACACCGTTTCCTGGTTTAATTTTGCCACGCCTTTCCTGGCGGCTGCGCTGCTGTCGCTGGTTAACATCGGGCTAGTCATCTTTACGTTCCGAGAAACGCTCCAGATCCCCATCAATCGCCCGGTGACGTTGCTGACGGGCGTAAAGAATATTGGGGAGGCTTTCGGCGATACCCGGCTGCGGGTGCTGTTTCTGGGGGTGTTTTTCTATGCTCTCGGCTTTAATTTTTACACCCAGTTTTTTCAGGTCATCCTGATAAAGGTGTTTGACTACGACCAGACCCATATCGGGCGTTATTTCGCCTACGTAGGCGTCTGGATTGCCCTGATGCAGGGTACGGTTGTCCGGCGCGTTGCCAATCATTACACCCCCGCCCAGATTCTTCGCTACAGCGTCTTTGGGCTGGGGTTTGCTCTCTGGCTGTTTCTGCTGCCCAGCGAAAGCTGGCAGTTGTATTTGGTTGTGCCGTTTATGGCGATTTTTCAGGGTCTGACCTCGCCTAATTCTACGGCGCTGGTTTCCCAGAGCGGCAATCCGCAGGAACAGGGCCGGGTGCTGGGCATAAACCAGTCGGTCTTGTCGGCAGCTTTCGCACTTCCGCCCATCATTGCGGCTTATATAGATACGATTAACGTGTATTTACCCATTGTGGTGGCCGGTGCGATGGTGCTTATTGGGTGGGGCTTCTATACGCGTTTCTTCCGGACAACCGTCGCGCCCGCTCCCTAG
- a CDS encoding diacylglycerol kinase family protein — protein sequence MINVQKVLRSFRFATEGIITLFRYENNARVHLLIALLVILAGFWLNLSRVEWTIILTQIGLVWAAEAFNTAIEKLCDFVSPGLHPQIKAIKDLSSGAVLLLAITAVVVGVVVLGGRLVDVIMTLQVTAEPNS from the coding sequence ATGATTAACGTTCAGAAAGTTCTGCGTAGTTTTCGGTTTGCGACGGAAGGCATCATTACCCTGTTTCGCTATGAGAACAATGCCAGGGTTCACCTGCTGATTGCCCTGCTGGTTATCCTGGCGGGGTTCTGGCTGAATCTGAGCCGCGTAGAATGGACTATTATCCTGACGCAGATCGGGCTGGTCTGGGCAGCCGAAGCCTTCAATACGGCCATCGAAAAACTCTGCGATTTTGTATCGCCCGGCCTGCATCCGCAGATTAAAGCGATCAAAGATTTGTCGTCCGGGGCGGTGCTGCTATTGGCTATTACGGCTGTGGTAGTAGGTGTGGTAGTGCTGGGCGGGCGGTTAGTTGATGTAATAATGACATTGCAGGTAACTGCTGAACCAAACTCTTAA
- a CDS encoding winged helix-turn-helix domain-containing protein produces MIDRLSQFNKAFESKARLSIMSVLMVNDTMSFNALKDLLGLTDGNLATHLRALEESGYVAVQKQFIGRKPNTTYSATNQGRQAFTEHLNALEEFIRNL; encoded by the coding sequence ATGATTGATCGGCTGTCTCAATTCAATAAAGCTTTTGAGAGTAAAGCGCGGCTTAGTATCATGTCGGTGCTCATGGTCAACGACACGATGAGCTTTAATGCGCTCAAAGACCTCCTCGGACTCACCGATGGCAACCTGGCGACGCACCTGCGGGCACTGGAAGAGTCGGGTTACGTGGCTGTGCAGAAGCAGTTTATTGGTCGGAAACCGAATACAACTTATTCCGCCACGAACCAGGGCCGGCAGGCCTTTACAGAACATCTCAATGCTTTGGAAGAGTTTATCCGGAATCTTTAG